The DNA sequence CATAGCCAAACACACCTTGGGCGGTAAACGCCTTCATATCGGCCATGGTGCCGGCCCCGCCGATGGGGTCGGAACCTTCGATGGAAAGCACTCGTAGGCGTGACGGCTTAATTCGGTTGAGGTCATTGTCGTAGCGCTGCTGCATATCGAGCAGTTTGGTAATAGCCTGTGCCGAACCGTCGTTCAGGGCTTCTGTCGTATTTTTCCCTTCTTGGGCTTCAGAAATACCCGAATTCTGAATGGAATCGAAGGAATCGACTGTATCGGTCATTCTCGGAATCTTTCCTTGTCTAGTTTTCTCTATTCCGCCATTGCCAAGCATGGTCCATTGGGCCCGAACCCGCTCCGAGGTCTAGGCCTGCAGCAATGCAGCCTGTGAGATAGTCTTTGCCGTTTTGCACGGCTTGGGCCAACGGTTGCCCTTTGGCAAGTCCTGCGGCGATGGCGCTTGAAAGTGTGCAACCGGTACCGTGGGTATTGGGATTTGCGATACGTTCGTGGCGAAACCACGCGATTTGTCCATTGTCTAATAACAGGTCGTTGGCACCATTTTGCCCGTGTCCGCCTTTGATAAGCACTGCACAGCCACCGCAACGTTTGGCGATACGGCGCGCGGCTTCGACGGTGCTCGCCTCGTCGCAGATGGTTCCGGAATCGGTTTCGCTGAGCGTCTCGGCTTCCGGGATGTTCGGCGTCACCAAAGTGACCAGTGGAAGCAGCTTCGTGCACAGCACGTCCACGGAATTTTTGCTGCTGAGCCTGTCGCCGCTGGAAGCGATCATCACCGAATCGACCACGATATTGGTGGCTTGAAAATGCTCAAGTCGGTTCGCGATGACTTCGATGAGTTTGGCGTTTGGCACCATGCCGATTTTGATGGCGTCCGGTCGGATATCTTCGAATACGGCATCGATCTGTGCGGCCAGCATATCCGGAGAGGTGGTCGCAGTGGCGCGCACTCCCGTAGTGTTCTGCGCGGTCAGCGAGGTGACGGCGCTCATTCCGTACACTCCACAGGCCATGAGCGTCTTGAGGTCGGCTTGGATGCCAGCCCCGCCCGACGAGTCGCTGCCCGCGATGGACAGCACCGTCGGTAGCCGGTATGGGCGGACGGAGTTGGATTCAGACGTACTGGTCGTTGATTCCGTGTTTGTCATTGTTCTTAATGCCGATTTCCTGCGATTTTGCTTTTCCGTTAATGGGATGCTTAACCCGCGCGCGTTCCCAGATGAAGCATCTGTCGTTTCATAGCGTTTCCAAGGGTTATCTTCTGATGATTCTCATCAAACTAAGAGAAAGTTGGTGAGCGGGTCATGCATTTACGTCTCACCCACGCTTCGCGCGTGCGGCGTTCCACGAATCCACCATGGCTTTGGTGGTGGCCTGCGGATCGTCGGCCCCGGCGATGGCCGAGACCACGAACCAGCCGGCGGCTTGCGTTTGCGCCAAATCAGGCAGGTCTTCGAGCTTCACGCCGCCGCCCACGACGATGGGATAGTAGGACTCACGGCACAGCGCATTGATGGATGCGGTGTCTTGTGTGTGGTGCTTGTGGTCGGCACCGATGACGATGCAGTCGGGCTTGGTGGTGCTGGGGTGCAGCGGGCCTGCGCCGATATAGTCGATGGTGCCGGCAGGCAGGGAATTGGCGGCTTTCACCTCATCAAGCACTTTGCAGCTCAGTCCGATGATGGCGTCCGGTCCGAGTAGCTTGCGTGCCTCGGCCGGGTTCATGTCATCCTGTCCGATGTGCACGCCGTCGACCTTGATGCCCATATCGCGGCACTGCCAGGCCACATCCGCGCGGTCGTCGATGACCAGCGGAACGGAGCCGGATGCGCTGGCCTGTGTGATGACGTCGGCGGTCTGCTGCGCGATCTCGGTGATATCCCTTGCATCGCCCGGTTTGACTCGAATCTGTACGAAAGTGATGCCTCCGGCCAGCGCCTGCCGCACGATGTCAGGGACAGGCCGTGATTTGGTGTCCGCAGGTCCGAGCACGAGGTACGAGCTCAGGTCGAAGCAATCGCGCATCGAAGCGAATGGAGTTTTATACGTATTGGTCATTATTGACTCGATTCATTCAATTGAAATACTTGTCATAGGTGGCATTGTCCTGATTCCGGCCGGTGCAACGGGCGA is a window from the Bifidobacterium sp. ESL0745 genome containing:
- the thiD gene encoding bifunctional hydroxymethylpyrimidine kinase/phosphomethylpyrimidine kinase: MTNTESTTSTSESNSVRPYRLPTVLSIAGSDSSGGAGIQADLKTLMACGVYGMSAVTSLTAQNTTGVRATATTSPDMLAAQIDAVFEDIRPDAIKIGMVPNAKLIEVIANRLEHFQATNIVVDSVMIASSGDRLSSKNSVDVLCTKLLPLVTLVTPNIPEAETLSETDSGTICDEASTVEAARRIAKRCGGCAVLIKGGHGQNGANDLLLDNGQIAWFRHERIANPNTHGTGCTLSSAIAAGLAKGQPLAQAVQNGKDYLTGCIAAGLDLGAGSGPMDHAWQWRNREN
- the thiE gene encoding thiamine phosphate synthase, whose product is MTNTYKTPFASMRDCFDLSSYLVLGPADTKSRPVPDIVRQALAGGITFVQIRVKPGDARDITEIAQQTADVITQASASGSVPLVIDDRADVAWQCRDMGIKVDGVHIGQDDMNPAEARKLLGPDAIIGLSCKVLDEVKAANSLPAGTIDYIGAGPLHPSTTKPDCIVIGADHKHHTQDTASINALCRESYYPIVVGGGVKLEDLPDLAQTQAAGWFVVSAIAGADDPQATTKAMVDSWNAARAKRG